From Terriglobia bacterium, a single genomic window includes:
- a CDS encoding homocysteine S-methyltransferase family protein produces the protein MEIASEFLRHARKPVAIQPNAGLPKATSGGLAYPEDPAYMAERIRTLVALGVAIVGGCCGTGPEHVRAFREALSRPGAR, from the coding sequence GTGGAGATCGCGTCGGAGTTCCTGAGGCACGCCAGGAAGCCGGTCGCGATCCAGCCCAACGCCGGCCTGCCGAAGGCGACGTCCGGCGGGCTCGCGTACCCCGAGGATCCCGCCTACATGGCGGAGCGGATCCGCACTCTCGTCGCCCTCGGCGTCGCGATCGTTGGCGGCTGCTGCGGCACCGGTCCCGAGCACGTGCGCGCCTTCCGCGAGGCTCTCAGCCGTCCCGGGGCCCGGTGA
- a CDS encoding metallophosphoesterase yields MARLAVFLLIVLSVWTLMHAYVFFRVSGLPPFEPPTARRLLLAAAAALWLGYPLARILSPRLGRLVFPLDAAASIWVGVLFLLFVSLLAADLATGFGLLFPGRVARAREAAVAAAGLLSVAALIQGLRPPGITERTVRLEGLGPELDGLVVVQISDLHLGPLLSERWLARRVRDVEALKPDLLAVTGDLVDHDVSAAGALVPVLRRLTAPLGVFAVTGNHEFYAGLERSVAILRAAGFRVLRDEAVEAAPGLVVAGVDDLTARRQAGAGDGFLDRALASRPRGVTILLSHSPSEVERAAELGVGLMLSGHTHDGQIWPFAYLVRLAYPRLSGFHEVGGMTLCVSRGTGFWGPPMRLFRRAEIVRITLRKA; encoded by the coding sequence ATGGCGAGGCTCGCGGTCTTCCTGCTGATCGTCCTGTCCGTATGGACCCTCATGCACGCGTACGTGTTCTTCCGCGTCTCGGGGCTTCCGCCGTTCGAGCCGCCCACCGCGCGCCGCCTCCTGCTCGCCGCCGCGGCCGCGCTGTGGCTCGGCTACCCGCTGGCTCGGATCCTCTCGCCGCGGCTCGGCCGACTCGTCTTCCCGCTGGACGCGGCCGCCTCGATCTGGGTCGGGGTGCTCTTCCTGCTCTTCGTCTCGCTCCTCGCCGCCGACCTCGCCACCGGCTTCGGCCTCCTGTTCCCCGGGCGCGTGGCTCGCGCGCGCGAGGCCGCGGTCGCGGCGGCCGGCCTGCTGTCCGTCGCCGCGCTGATTCAGGGGCTGCGCCCGCCGGGGATCACGGAGCGCACCGTCAGGCTCGAAGGGCTTGGGCCGGAGCTCGACGGCCTCGTGGTGGTGCAGATCTCCGATCTCCACCTCGGCCCGCTGCTGTCCGAGCGCTGGCTCGCGAGGCGAGTCCGAGACGTCGAGGCCTTGAAGCCGGACCTTCTCGCGGTCACCGGCGACCTCGTGGACCACGACGTCTCGGCGGCCGGGGCCCTCGTGCCCGTCCTCCGACGCCTCACGGCTCCGCTCGGCGTTTTCGCGGTCACCGGGAACCACGAGTTCTATGCGGGACTCGAGCGATCGGTGGCGATCCTGAGGGCCGCGGGGTTCAGGGTGCTGCGCGACGAGGCCGTCGAGGCCGCGCCCGGACTGGTCGTGGCGGGCGTCGACGATCTCACCGCCCGTCGCCAGGCGGGCGCCGGGGACGGCTTCCTCGATCGCGCTCTCGCGTCCCGCCCTCGCGGCGTCACGATCCTCCTCTCCCACAGCCCGAGCGAGGTCGAGCGGGCGGCGGAGCTCGGCGTCGGCCTGATGCTCTCGGGCCACACGCACGACGGCCAGATCTGGCCGTTCGCCTACCTGGTGAGGCTCGCGTACCCGAGGCTGTCCGGTTTTCACGAGGTGGGCGGAATGACTCTCTGCGTCTCGCGCGGCACCGGATTCTGGGGACCGCCGATGCGCCTGTTCAGGCGCGCCGAGATCGTGAGGATCACCCTGCGGAAGGCCTGA
- a CDS encoding ferredoxin family protein produces the protein MAFIIAEPCIGTKDTACVDVCPVDCIHPTKKDPDFETAEMLYIDPVECIDCGACEPACPVEAIFELDALPEKWKDYIEKNAAYFKK, from the coding sequence ATGGCGTTCATCATCGCTGAGCCGTGCATCGGGACCAAGGACACCGCCTGCGTGGACGTCTGCCCGGTGGACTGCATCCATCCCACGAAGAAGGACCCGGACTTCGAGACCGCGGAGATGCTCTACATCGATCCGGTGGAATGCATCGATTGCGGGGCGTGCGAGCCCGCCTGCCCGGTCGAGGCGATCTTCGAGCTGGACGCGCTCCCGGAGAAGTGGAAGGACTACATCGAGAAGAACGCCGCCTACTTCAAGAAGTAG